In one window of Candidatus Avedoeria danica DNA:
- a CDS encoding DUF4097 family beta strand repeat protein produces MRLRTIGIIVVILALLATMIALGIAGAMATRDGWFEGLSNGPFGGRYTASMAKRFDPRSFDVTGPLTVDISIDEGSVRVVGGGATATVVVTPTGSAGSDAAARAALESIQPEIQYGGGVLSVIWHGDPDPRPRRFDSRTLDVFVQIPTAVSTTLSIETRAADIAVRDIRGSVMAATAFGDLELANLTGAVQASTSSGNIEADNVQAGFGKVVLRTEFGDVRLNVVRAASVRAESSSGDIVLARVEAGGAGGLTARTNFGDVRLSNTIGNPITAGSDSGDVDVELDRLIGPVTATTKFGDVGVTLPAGAGADASLVTRFGSISGPFATGTGEVPEPGKPVTGRIGAGGPRVTLSTDSGDARLTIAGAAR; encoded by the coding sequence ATGCGCTTGCGCACGATCGGCATCATCGTCGTCATCCTCGCCCTGCTCGCGACGATGATCGCGCTCGGCATCGCCGGGGCAATGGCGACACGGGACGGGTGGTTCGAGGGCCTGTCGAACGGCCCGTTCGGCGGCCGCTACACCGCCAGCATGGCCAAGCGCTTCGACCCTCGGTCGTTCGACGTAACGGGTCCGCTGACGGTCGACATCTCGATCGACGAGGGCAGCGTCCGGGTCGTCGGCGGCGGCGCGACGGCGACGGTTGTCGTGACGCCGACCGGCAGCGCCGGATCGGATGCGGCCGCGCGGGCGGCACTGGAGTCCATCCAGCCCGAGATCCAGTACGGCGGCGGCGTCTTGTCCGTCATCTGGCACGGCGACCCCGACCCGCGGCCACGGCGATTCGACAGCCGAACACTGGACGTGTTCGTCCAGATTCCCACCGCCGTGTCGACGACACTCTCCATCGAGACGCGCGCGGCGGACATCGCAGTGCGGGACATTCGCGGGTCCGTGATGGCCGCCACCGCCTTCGGCGATCTGGAACTGGCAAATCTGACCGGCGCTGTTCAGGCATCGACTTCCTCCGGCAACATCGAGGCCGACAACGTGCAGGCCGGCTTCGGGAAGGTGGTCTTGCGCACCGAGTTCGGCGACGTTCGCCTGAACGTCGTGCGCGCAGCATCCGTCCGAGCGGAGTCCTCCTCCGGCGACATCGTGCTTGCGCGCGTCGAGGCCGGGGGCGCAGGGGGCCTGACCGCCCGCACGAACTTCGGCGATGTCCGCCTGTCCAACACGATCGGCAACCCGATCACGGCCGGTTCGGACAGCGGCGACGTCGACGTCGAGCTGGACCGCCTGATCGGTCCCGTCACGGCAACGACCAAGTTCGGCGACGTCGGCGTCACGTTGCCGGCGGGCGCCGGGGCCGATGCCTCGCTGGTCACGCGCTTCGGGTCGATCTCGGGCCCGTTCGCGACCGGAACCGGCGAGGTCCCGGAACCCGGCAAGCCGGTGACCGGGCGGATCGGCGCCGGCGGTCCGCGCGTGACGCTGTCGACGGACAGCGGCGACGCCCGCCTCACCATCGCCGGGGCGGCGCGCTGA
- a CDS encoding sigma-70 family RNA polymerase sigma factor — translation MPSAVLSQQSAWPLGAPRVGPAQRADDAHAVARAAAGDSDAFEALVRTHCRYVYNLAFHTLQDAREAEDAAQEAFVRAWRAIGGFRAEAGVRTWLYRITVNVCFDRLPRLRHDLAGLDVDGDASVAALADEGDGLDEAVGRAQLAAAVRAAVAELPGGYRLLLTLRHFDDLSYDEIAHVTGLPIGTVKTGIHRARGQLRTRLAGVAAG, via the coding sequence ATGCCATCCGCCGTCCTATCGCAACAGTCCGCCTGGCCGCTCGGCGCCCCGCGCGTCGGCCCGGCGCAGCGCGCCGACGACGCGCACGCCGTTGCCCGCGCCGCGGCCGGCGATTCGGACGCGTTCGAGGCGCTCGTGCGCACGCATTGCCGTTATGTCTACAATCTGGCGTTCCACACCCTTCAGGACGCCCGCGAGGCCGAGGACGCGGCGCAGGAGGCGTTCGTGCGCGCCTGGCGTGCGATCGGCGGCTTTCGGGCCGAGGCCGGCGTGCGGACGTGGCTCTATCGGATCACGGTCAACGTCTGCTTCGATCGGCTGCCGCGGCTGCGCCACGACCTGGCCGGTCTCGACGTGGACGGGGATGCGTCGGTGGCGGCGCTGGCGGATGAAGGCGATGGGCTGGACGAGGCGGTCGGGCGGGCGCAGCTGGCGGCGGCGGTGCGGGCGGCGGTGGCCGAGCTGCCGGGTGGCTACCGGCTCCTGCTCACGCTGCGGCACTTCGACGACCTGTCGTACGACGAGATCGCGCACGTCACCGGCCTGCCGATCGGGACGGTCAAGACGGGCATCCACCGCGCCCGCGGGCAGCTCAGGACACGGTTGGCCGGCGTGGCGGCGGGCTGA
- a CDS encoding acyl-CoA desaturase, translated as MHDDATRAETTRKVLLLIFVLGPMAATAYAVWALWMAWVTPLDVGLLIGGWIVTGLGITVGFHRMLTHRSFEAPVWVRAFWLALGSMAVEGGALNWAAIHAEHHVHSDQEGDPHSPLAGFWHAHFGWMWNGFGGHPERYVPQLVGDPLVRWFERTFIVWVGVGLVVPFAVGGLFGGPIGGPIGGPSAPAAAWSWSAAWMALVWGGFVRIFVTHHITWSVNSVCHVFGGRMFETKDVSRNNLIVGLLAFGEGWHNNHHAFPRSAFHGLRWWQIDASGYIIRAMESVGLASDVYRVPRERQELRRKGAGRLTHPHLESERARAFAEEHDVVPAR; from the coding sequence ATGCATGACGACGCCACGCGCGCCGAGACGACGCGCAAGGTTCTGCTGCTCATCTTCGTTCTCGGCCCGATGGCCGCCACGGCCTACGCCGTCTGGGCGCTCTGGATGGCGTGGGTCACACCGCTGGACGTCGGCCTGCTCATCGGCGGCTGGATCGTCACCGGGCTTGGGATCACGGTCGGCTTCCATCGCATGCTGACGCACCGCAGCTTCGAGGCGCCGGTCTGGGTGCGCGCCTTTTGGCTGGCTCTCGGCTCGATGGCGGTCGAGGGCGGTGCGCTGAACTGGGCGGCGATCCACGCCGAGCACCACGTCCACTCCGACCAAGAGGGCGATCCGCACAGCCCGCTGGCCGGCTTCTGGCACGCCCACTTCGGCTGGATGTGGAACGGCTTCGGCGGCCACCCGGAGCGCTATGTGCCGCAGCTTGTCGGCGACCCGCTCGTCCGGTGGTTCGAGCGCACGTTCATCGTCTGGGTAGGTGTCGGGCTCGTCGTGCCATTTGCCGTCGGCGGCCTTTTCGGCGGCCCGATCGGTGGCCCGATCGGTGGCCCGTCGGCGCCGGCGGCCGCTTGGTCGTGGTCGGCGGCGTGGATGGCGCTGGTGTGGGGCGGCTTCGTACGGATCTTCGTCACCCACCACATCACGTGGAGCGTGAACTCCGTCTGCCACGTGTTCGGGGGACGGATGTTCGAGACGAAGGACGTCAGTCGGAACAACCTGATCGTCGGCCTGCTGGCCTTCGGCGAGGGCTGGCACAACAACCACCACGCCTTCCCGCGCTCGGCCTTCCACGGCCTGCGCTGGTGGCAGATCGACGCCTCGGGCTACATCATCCGCGCGATGGAGTCCGTCGGCCTGGCCAGCGACGTTTACCGCGTGCCGCGCGAGCGCCAGGAGCTGCGGCGGAAGGGCGCCGGACGGCTGACCCATCCGCACCTCGAGAGCGAGCGCGCGCGCGCGTTTGCCGAGGAGCACGACGTCGTGCCGGCGCGCTAA
- a CDS encoding RNA methyltransferase has translation MANPIHIDRIEDPRLEDYRAVRDRDLLGRDGRPGLFIGEHLLIVERMLARPGRTKSVLVLPSRLERVAPLVPDDVPLYVAPEEVLRAVVGFDIHRGVLAVGHRPPDAAHTLDAVLSGHDAPAGAPTAPLTVLVCEDITHHDNLGMLFRDAAAFAVDAVLLSPRCHDPLYRRCLRMSIGHALDVPWARATDWPADLALLRDRWGCTLVAAATGAGSVALDDAPIPERVAVIVGTERDGLSAAALALCDTAVRVPMRADVDSLNVAVAAAVCLHRLSRGRRA, from the coding sequence TTGGCGAATCCCATCCACATCGACCGGATCGAAGACCCGCGCCTCGAGGACTACCGCGCCGTCCGCGACCGCGACCTGCTCGGCCGCGACGGTCGCCCGGGGCTGTTCATCGGCGAGCACCTCCTCATCGTCGAACGGATGCTGGCGCGTCCGGGACGCACGAAGTCGGTCCTCGTCCTGCCGAGCCGCCTCGAGCGCGTCGCCCCGCTCGTGCCCGACGATGTGCCGCTCTACGTGGCGCCGGAGGAAGTGCTGCGCGCCGTCGTCGGCTTTGACATCCACCGCGGCGTGCTCGCCGTCGGGCATCGGCCACCGGACGCCGCGCACACGCTGGATGCCGTCTTGTCCGGACACGATGCACCGGCGGGAGCGCCGACGGCACCGCTCACCGTCCTCGTCTGCGAGGACATCACGCACCACGACAACCTCGGCATGCTCTTCCGCGACGCCGCCGCGTTCGCCGTCGACGCCGTTCTCCTCAGCCCGCGCTGCCACGATCCGCTCTACCGTCGCTGCCTGCGGATGTCGATCGGCCACGCGCTCGACGTGCCCTGGGCACGCGCGACGGATTGGCCGGCCGACCTGGCGTTGCTGCGCGACCGCTGGGGCTGCACGCTGGTCGCCGCCGCGACGGGCGCCGGCAGTGTGGCGCTGGATGACGCCCCGATCCCGGAGCGCGTCGCGGTCATCGTCGGCACGGAGCGGGACGGGCTGAGCGCCGCCGCCCTGGCGCTGTGCGACACGGCGGTGCGGGTGCCGATGCGGGCCGATGTCGACTCGCTGAACGTGGCGGTGGCGGCGGCGGTGTGCCTGCACCGGCTGAGCCGGGGTCGGCGCGCTTGA
- a CDS encoding FKBP-type peptidyl-prolyl cis-trans isomerase encodes MNRTTTAALLCAALLPFAAAACGQTTTTDGADPNAAAPTAAVEESAGQADAGVQDAAPVMPVSALCAAEPTLPDISGDGFTEMDGGLKIKDTVVGTGAEVKPGMASAIHYAGFLEDGTLFDTSCTRGAPYPTDLTGGVIDGWLQGIPGMKVGGRRILVIPGDLGYGAAGNGGIPPNATLIFEVEAAVSQ; translated from the coding sequence ATGAACCGCACGACCACCGCGGCGCTCCTGTGCGCCGCCCTGCTTCCGTTCGCGGCCGCCGCCTGCGGCCAGACGACGACCACGGACGGCGCGGACCCGAACGCCGCCGCCCCGACCGCGGCGGTCGAGGAATCGGCCGGGCAGGCCGACGCCGGCGTCCAGGACGCCGCGCCGGTCATGCCGGTGAGCGCGCTGTGCGCGGCCGAGCCGACGTTGCCGGACATCTCCGGCGATGGGTTCACCGAGATGGACGGCGGTCTCAAGATCAAGGACACCGTCGTCGGCACCGGCGCCGAGGTGAAGCCGGGCATGGCCAGCGCGATCCACTACGCCGGCTTCCTGGAGGACGGCACGCTCTTCGACACTTCGTGCACGCGCGGCGCCCCGTATCCGACCGACCTCACGGGCGGTGTGATCGACGGCTGGCTGCAGGGCATCCCCGGGATGAAGGTCGGCGGCCGGCGGATCCTGGTGATCCCGGGCGACCTCGGCTACGGCGCCGCCGGCAACGGGGGCATCCCGCCGAACGCGACGCTCATCTTCGAAGTCGAGGCCGCGGTCAGCCAGTAA
- a CDS encoding S8 family serine peptidase, which yields MIRLPEGSPLRRWPHRAARAAVVGLCLAASGRVAAMPAGGAPARGSSSGHPGSPAGVPSAVGGPLTDRGGFGHAIPPWHDADPTVRHDVLVMLAAPPALDRLPDPAPVVDMTAFAFGLRAPASALAVTRAAVDAVAAEQGPLRSHLAALGVPVLSTYGTVANGFLVSARPSDIAHLATLPGVAEVVAAPNHRLALADAVPHIGADRVAATLGFDGRGVTIGVIDTGIDYFHAAFGGPGTADAYGGDDHAAVEAGTFPTAKVVGGYDFAGSQYTGAGAAVPDEDPVDENGHGTHVAGIAAGGAWGGRHGGVAPGARLVALKVFGANGSTNLAYDAIEWAVEAKLGLDVPGHAASVDVLNLSLGSAWASTSSFEERLIDRAVAAGIVVVGAAGNDGDVAFVTGGPGLAPSAIGVASSVGPGQLGDRVQAIVDGAVEDIEALESHPSLAVRMVGIGRLQGQAIWLGRGCAADALPADVGGRVALILRGGCTFREKIIRAAAAGAVAAVVVDDGGGLVPMGADGTPVAIPAYMIGAAAGQRLRAELDTGAVVEIRLDGAFNGRFPRTSLVDTVSGFSSRGVTRGGTFKPDLAAPGSAIRAPAVGTGDRAAVLSGTSMAAPMIAGSAAVVIQALAAAGHRLQGDVTGGGITPLDVRTVLMSTAFTDLKRLDAAELAVAPFALRGAGRVALEDAVRARTLLRAVGGSGALSFGALAAATTWSGSLPFELRNLSDAPRRYVLSVVASGPGEATPGVRFALSEPEMAVGPGATAGARLLAEIVPSELERYALRGGASAMNGDGLLDAAERDAYVVATEIGASGLPLDGGDVVRLPVWVFARGASDLEASAAATVPEGTTETSVEVANAGAQSGRCEVFAHLATDAVETTSARAFNAVHVGARVAGSGAARRIEVAVVFAEGSLVPFDVAVEVSIDTDRDGAIDRVLTFDDDSVVEASTPWSGVLQTIATDARGRGAVVVGPADVDVNNRIVVLQAGADALGFAPGAPIAFDVAVETTARFSGARVDGVPDGGVRSGRLAMPLAFAADGLPVIVDTPSVTLRPGERAPIVAHVADRAALGDARILLLYPDDAPGDGDAQVVTFRNAEPATPPLGATTTATPAITATATTGPTVATSESTGTATPSPTPSPSPTPPPTEEPTRAPRLPTVVLPVEPTATPASTAPPAPSRAAKIFLPFAYRRIPRPRP from the coding sequence GTGATCCGCCTTCCCGAGGGCAGCCCGCTTCGTCGTTGGCCGCACCGCGCTGCGCGGGCCGCGGTGGTCGGCCTGTGCCTGGCCGCCTCCGGCCGAGTCGCGGCGATGCCCGCCGGCGGCGCACCCGCGCGCGGATCGTCGTCCGGCCACCCAGGCTCGCCAGCGGGCGTGCCGAGCGCGGTTGGCGGGCCGCTGACGGACCGCGGCGGCTTCGGCCACGCCATCCCGCCGTGGCACGACGCCGATCCGACCGTCCGCCACGATGTCCTCGTCATGCTCGCGGCCCCGCCGGCGCTCGATCGGCTGCCGGATCCGGCGCCGGTCGTCGACATGACGGCATTCGCGTTCGGGCTCCGTGCGCCGGCATCGGCGCTCGCCGTGACGCGGGCGGCCGTTGACGCCGTCGCCGCCGAGCAGGGGCCGCTCCGGTCGCACCTTGCGGCGCTCGGCGTGCCGGTCCTCAGCACGTACGGCACGGTGGCCAACGGCTTCCTCGTCAGCGCGCGCCCGTCCGACATCGCCCACCTGGCGACGCTGCCCGGCGTGGCGGAGGTCGTCGCCGCACCCAACCACCGCCTGGCGCTGGCCGACGCCGTGCCGCACATCGGCGCCGATCGCGTCGCGGCGACGCTCGGCTTCGACGGCCGCGGCGTGACGATCGGCGTGATCGACACCGGCATCGACTACTTCCACGCCGCGTTCGGCGGCCCCGGCACGGCCGACGCCTACGGCGGCGACGATCATGCGGCGGTCGAGGCCGGCACGTTTCCGACCGCCAAGGTCGTCGGCGGGTACGACTTTGCCGGCAGCCAGTACACCGGTGCCGGCGCGGCGGTGCCGGACGAGGATCCCGTCGACGAGAACGGGCACGGGACGCACGTCGCCGGCATCGCCGCCGGCGGGGCGTGGGGCGGGCGGCACGGCGGCGTGGCGCCGGGGGCGCGGCTCGTGGCGCTCAAGGTGTTCGGCGCGAACGGCAGCACGAACCTGGCGTACGACGCGATCGAGTGGGCCGTCGAGGCCAAGCTCGGCCTCGATGTGCCGGGGCACGCGGCGTCCGTGGATGTGCTGAACCTCAGCCTCGGCTCGGCTTGGGCGTCGACGTCGTCGTTCGAGGAGCGCCTGATCGACCGCGCGGTCGCGGCCGGCATCGTCGTCGTCGGCGCGGCCGGCAACGACGGCGACGTGGCGTTCGTCACCGGCGGGCCGGGACTTGCGCCGTCGGCGATCGGCGTCGCCAGTTCAGTCGGCCCGGGACAGCTCGGAGACCGCGTGCAGGCGATCGTCGACGGCGCGGTCGAGGACATCGAGGCGCTCGAGTCGCACCCGAGCCTGGCGGTGCGGATGGTCGGGATCGGGCGGCTGCAGGGGCAGGCGATCTGGCTCGGCCGTGGCTGCGCGGCCGACGCGTTGCCGGCGGACGTCGGGGGACGGGTCGCCCTCATCCTGCGCGGCGGGTGCACGTTTCGCGAGAAGATCATCCGGGCGGCGGCGGCGGGCGCCGTCGCGGCGGTCGTCGTCGACGACGGCGGCGGACTCGTGCCGATGGGCGCGGACGGCACGCCGGTCGCGATTCCGGCCTACATGATCGGGGCGGCCGCCGGACAGCGCCTGCGCGCGGAACTGGACACCGGTGCGGTCGTCGAGATCCGCCTCGACGGCGCGTTCAACGGCCGCTTCCCGCGTACGTCGCTCGTCGACACCGTTTCGGGCTTCTCGAGCCGCGGCGTGACGCGTGGCGGGACGTTCAAACCCGACCTGGCCGCGCCCGGCTCGGCGATCCGGGCACCGGCCGTCGGCACGGGCGATCGCGCTGCCGTGCTCTCGGGCACGTCCATGGCCGCGCCGATGATCGCCGGCAGCGCGGCCGTCGTGATCCAGGCGCTCGCGGCGGCGGGCCACCGGCTCCAGGGGGACGTGACCGGCGGCGGCATCACGCCGCTCGACGTCCGCACGGTGCTCATGTCGACCGCCTTCACGGATCTGAAGCGCCTCGACGCCGCCGAGCTCGCCGTCGCGCCGTTCGCGCTGCGCGGTGCCGGGCGGGTGGCGCTCGAGGACGCGGTCCGGGCCCGGACGCTGCTTCGGGCGGTCGGTGGCTCCGGCGCCCTGTCCTTCGGTGCGCTGGCGGCGGCAACCACTTGGTCGGGCAGCCTGCCGTTCGAGCTGCGGAACCTGTCCGACGCGCCACGGCGCTACGTGCTGTCCGTCGTCGCGTCCGGGCCGGGCGAGGCAACGCCCGGTGTGCGGTTCGCGTTGAGTGAACCGGAGATGGCCGTCGGCCCTGGGGCGACGGCCGGGGCACGCCTGCTCGCCGAGATCGTGCCGAGCGAGCTCGAGCGCTATGCCCTGCGCGGCGGCGCATCAGCGATGAACGGCGACGGCCTATTGGACGCGGCCGAGCGTGATGCGTACGTCGTGGCGACCGAGATCGGCGCAAGCGGACTGCCGCTGGACGGCGGCGACGTCGTGCGCCTGCCGGTGTGGGTGTTCGCCCGGGGCGCCTCTGACCTGGAGGCTTCAGCGGCCGCGACCGTGCCGGAAGGGACGACGGAGACAAGCGTGGAGGTCGCGAATGCCGGCGCGCAGTCCGGGCGCTGCGAGGTGTTCGCCCACCTGGCGACGGACGCCGTCGAGACGACATCGGCGCGCGCGTTCAACGCCGTGCACGTCGGTGCGCGCGTGGCCGGCAGCGGGGCGGCGCGCCGGATCGAGGTCGCGGTCGTGTTCGCCGAGGGTTCGCTCGTGCCATTCGACGTGGCGGTGGAGGTGTCGATCGACACCGACCGCGACGGCGCGATCGACCGCGTGCTGACGTTCGACGACGACTCGGTCGTCGAGGCTTCCACGCCGTGGAGCGGTGTGCTGCAGACGATCGCCACGGACGCACGCGGCCGGGGCGCGGTCGTCGTCGGACCGGCGGACGTCGACGTGAACAACCGGATCGTCGTGCTGCAGGCCGGCGCCGATGCGCTCGGCTTCGCCCCGGGCGCACCGATCGCGTTCGACGTGGCCGTGGAGACGACAGCCCGTTTCAGCGGCGCCCGCGTCGACGGCGTGCCGGACGGAGGTGTGCGCAGCGGGCGCCTGGCCATGCCGCTGGCGTTCGCCGCCGACGGCCTGCCTGTCATCGTCGATACGCCGTCTGTGACGCTCCGTCCCGGTGAACGGGCGCCGATCGTCGCGCACGTCGCCGACCGCGCGGCGCTCGGCGATGCCCGGATCCTACTCCTCTACCCGGACGACGCCCCTGGGGACGGCGACGCGCAGGTCGTGACGTTCCGGAACGCCGAGCCGGCGACGCCACCGCTGGGTGCGACGACGACCGCCACGCCGGCCATCACGGCAACGGCCACGACCGGACCGACGGTGGCGACCAGCGAATCGACGGGCACGGCGACGCCGTCGCCAACGCCGTCGCCGTCGCCAACGCCTCCGCCGACCGAGGAGCCGACGCGTGCGCCCCGGCTGCCGACCGTCGTTCTGCCGGTCGAGCCGACCGCCACCCCGGCGTCAACCGCACCGCCCGCCCCATCGCGCGCTGCGAAGATCTTCCTGCCGTTCGCCTACCGCCGGATTCCGCGGCCGCGGCCGTGA
- a CDS encoding DUF1501 domain-containing protein: MNERSDMPDIPSDSNRTMASTGAERAGAGISRRQLLAGAGAFGAAALPGGFPRLAFRSAGSPQRGDILVVIFQRGGMDGLSAVVPFNEQAYYDKRPRIAFKPPKTGDSKTVIGLDDQFGLNPALTGLKRIWDDGRLGVVHATGAPHGSRSHFDAMSLMERGALGAQSLTTGWLGRHLSATAQRNTSPFRALGVGPVVPESLRGPVPAAALQNIADMHLGGNTADIVRFQALLEQLWCAGDWFASDARSTFEALDLLAKADPASHAPENGAQYPDDELGQGLKQIAQLIKADLGLEVACIDNGGWDTHANQIWGWDDPTRGMMFNLLNSLDKALLAFYQDLGRRFDDPGVTVLTMSEFGRRVAQNAGNGTDHGHGSCMFAISGGVKRAVHTQWPGLAPESLAEGEDLAITIDYRDILAELLAKRLGNPRVFEVFPNYTPTDRGVFQARPDAVPAITTRPSLYFPAALRTAVR; the protein is encoded by the coding sequence ATGAACGAGCGCAGCGACATGCCCGACATCCCTTCCGATTCGAACCGCACCATGGCGTCCACTGGCGCCGAACGCGCCGGTGCCGGTATCAGTCGCCGTCAGCTTCTGGCCGGCGCCGGCGCGTTCGGCGCCGCGGCGCTGCCGGGCGGCTTCCCGCGCCTGGCGTTCCGCAGCGCCGGTTCGCCGCAGCGGGGCGACATCCTCGTCGTGATCTTCCAGCGCGGCGGCATGGATGGCCTGTCGGCCGTCGTGCCGTTCAACGAGCAAGCGTACTACGACAAGCGCCCGCGGATTGCCTTCAAGCCGCCCAAGACGGGTGACAGCAAGACCGTCATCGGCCTGGACGACCAGTTCGGCCTCAACCCGGCGCTGACGGGGCTGAAGCGGATCTGGGACGACGGGCGGCTCGGCGTCGTGCATGCCACCGGCGCACCGCACGGCTCGCGCAGCCACTTCGACGCGATGAGCCTAATGGAGCGCGGCGCGCTCGGCGCGCAGAGTCTGACCACGGGCTGGCTCGGACGGCACCTCTCTGCCACCGCCCAGCGGAACACCTCGCCGTTCCGCGCGCTCGGCGTCGGGCCGGTCGTGCCGGAGAGCCTGCGCGGGCCGGTACCGGCGGCCGCGCTGCAGAACATCGCCGACATGCACCTCGGCGGCAACACGGCCGACATCGTGCGTTTCCAGGCGCTGCTCGAACAGCTTTGGTGCGCCGGCGACTGGTTCGCGTCGGACGCGAGGTCCACATTCGAAGCCCTCGACCTGCTGGCGAAGGCCGACCCGGCCAGCCACGCCCCCGAGAACGGCGCCCAGTACCCGGACGACGAGCTCGGCCAGGGCCTGAAGCAGATCGCACAGTTGATCAAGGCGGACCTCGGACTCGAGGTTGCGTGCATCGACAACGGCGGCTGGGACACGCACGCGAACCAGATCTGGGGTTGGGACGATCCGACGCGCGGGATGATGTTCAACCTCTTGAACTCGCTCGACAAGGCGCTGCTCGCGTTCTACCAGGACCTCGGCCGGCGGTTTGACGATCCCGGCGTGACCGTGCTGACGATGAGCGAGTTCGGCCGGCGGGTGGCGCAGAACGCCGGCAACGGGACGGATCACGGCCACGGCAGCTGCATGTTCGCGATTTCCGGCGGCGTGAAGCGGGCGGTGCACACGCAGTGGCCGGGGCTCGCGCCGGAGTCGCTGGCGGAGGGCGAGGACCTGGCGATCACGATCGACTACCGCGACATCCTGGCCGAGCTCTTGGCCAAGCGCCTCGGCAACCCGCGTGTCTTCGAAGTCTTTCCGAACTACACACCCACCGACCGCGGTGTGTTCCAGGCCCGGCCGGACGCCGTGCCCGCGATCACGACGCGCCCGTCGCTGTACTTCCCGGCCGCGCTGCGCACCGCCGTGCGCTGA
- a CDS encoding DUF1800 domain-containing protein, with product MPLTRRRFLATSAAGAALAAADPPAATPLRAWAAGCGQITDPSPEDHLLSRATFGVTAAERARVRTIGPAAWIDEQLAPERIDDHDCDDALAALPTLALSPAALKAHKDATHPVSSELTAATLFRAVASRRQLFEVVVDHWSNQLNVFMPEEFIVRYKTVDDREVVRKHALGTFRDLVHASAKSPVMMRYLNTATNTKNGPNENYARELMELHTLGVGGGYTENDVKAVAKCFTGWNWNANVVFEFRPADHAPGDKIVLGTRIPAGGVDEGEAVIDLLVDQPSCARHVARRLVRRFVSDISDEDLVTAVAGAFGRDGDIRAMLRTLFNAPAFWSATRAADGGPAKIRRPFEHWAACLRALEVDPGALIAELPPDFYEGGDGVKYDGRAEAYLQQMDQMPFRWRAPDGYPDSGRPWSGMHVIVGRWNYAQALCAGQLRNLPPYLYEQTVIRIADRTAVNVVDDWATRILPRPLLAEDRARLVDFLGNGRADALDEATLRARLPMTVAALLDSPYFSWR from the coding sequence ATGCCGCTCACCCGCCGCCGATTCCTCGCCACGAGCGCCGCCGGCGCCGCGCTCGCCGCCGCCGACCCGCCTGCTGCGACGCCGCTGCGTGCCTGGGCCGCCGGGTGCGGTCAGATCACGGATCCGTCGCCCGAAGACCACCTGCTCAGCCGCGCCACATTCGGCGTGACGGCCGCCGAGCGCGCCCGGGTCCGCACGATCGGGCCGGCGGCGTGGATCGACGAGCAGCTCGCGCCGGAGCGGATCGATGACCACGACTGCGACGACGCGCTGGCGGCGTTGCCGACGCTGGCCCTGTCGCCCGCCGCGCTGAAAGCGCACAAGGACGCGACCCACCCCGTGTCCAGCGAGTTGACCGCGGCCACGCTCTTCCGGGCCGTCGCCAGCCGCCGCCAGCTGTTCGAGGTGGTCGTCGACCACTGGTCGAACCAGCTGAACGTCTTCATGCCAGAGGAGTTCATCGTCCGTTACAAGACGGTCGACGACCGCGAAGTCGTCCGCAAGCACGCGCTCGGCACATTCCGCGACCTCGTCCATGCCAGCGCCAAGAGCCCGGTCATGATGCGCTATCTGAACACGGCGACGAACACGAAGAACGGCCCCAACGAGAACTACGCCCGCGAGCTGATGGAGCTCCACACGCTGGGCGTCGGGGGGGGCTACACCGAGAACGACGTCAAGGCCGTCGCCAAGTGCTTCACCGGCTGGAACTGGAATGCGAATGTCGTCTTCGAGTTCCGCCCCGCCGACCACGCGCCCGGCGACAAGATCGTCCTCGGCACGCGGATCCCCGCGGGGGGCGTCGACGAGGGCGAGGCCGTCATCGATCTCCTCGTCGACCAGCCGTCGTGCGCGCGGCACGTGGCCCGCCGGCTCGTCCGCCGTTTCGTGTCGGACATCTCGGACGAGGATCTCGTCACGGCAGTGGCCGGCGCCTTCGGGCGGGACGGCGACATCCGCGCGATGCTCCGGACGCTGTTCAACGCCCCGGCCTTCTGGTCGGCGACGCGCGCCGCGGACGGCGGTCCGGCCAAGATCCGCCGCCCGTTCGAGCACTGGGCGGCCTGCTTGCGCGCGCTGGAGGTCGATCCGGGCGCGCTGATCGCCGAGCTGCCGCCCGACTTCTACGAGGGCGGCGACGGCGTGAAGTACGACGGCCGGGCGGAGGCGTACCTGCAGCAGATGGACCAGATGCCGTTCCGCTGGCGTGCCCCCGACGGCTACCCGGACTCCGGTCGGCCATGGAGCGGGATGCACGTCATCGTCGGCCGCTGGAACTACGCGCAGGCATTGTGTGCCGGCCAGCTGCGAAACCTGCCTCCCTACCTGTACGAGCAGACCGTCATCCGCATCGCCGACCGCACGGCCGTCAACGTCGTCGATGACTGGGCGACGCGCATCCTGCCGCGACCGTTGCTGGCTGAAGACCGCGCCCGCCTCGTTGACTTCCTCGGCAACGGCCGCGCCGACGCCCTTGACGAGGCGACGCTCCGCGCCCGACTGCCGATGACGGTGGCCGCCCTGCTCGACAGCCCGTACTTCAGCTGGCGCTAG